One part of the Vitis riparia cultivar Riparia Gloire de Montpellier isolate 1030 chromosome 6, EGFV_Vit.rip_1.0, whole genome shotgun sequence genome encodes these proteins:
- the LOC117917136 gene encoding leucine-rich repeat protein 1-like yields MALCSASALTLTLTLTVTAYLVGGNSEGDTLYTLRRSLSDPDNVLQSWDPTLVNPCTWFHVTCNQDNRVTRVDLGNSNLSGHLVPELGKLKYLQYLELYKNHIQGTIPVELGNLRSLISLDLYSNNISGTIPASLGKLKSLVFLRLNDNQLTGQIPRELVGISSLKIVDVSSNNLCGTIPTTGPFEHIPLNNFENNPRLEGPELQGLASYDTNF; encoded by the exons ATGGCGTTGTGTTCTGCCTCAGCCCTAACCCTAACCTTAACTCTAACCGTCACTGCCTATTTGGTTGGTGGGAATTCAGAAGGAGACACTCTCTACACACTGCGGCGAAGCTTGTCAGATCCGGATAACGTCCTTCAGAGCTGGGATCCAACCCTCGTTAATCCTTGCACTTGGTTTCATGTCACCTGTAACCAGGATAATCGCGTTACTCGAGt GGACTTGGGTAATTCAAACCTCTCTGGTCATCTGGTACCTGAACTTGGGAAGCTCAAGTATCTGCAGTATCT GGAGCTTTACAAAAACCACATTCAAGGAACTATCCCTGTTGAGCTTGGCAATTTGAGGAGCCTAATCAGCTTGGACTTATATAGCAACAACATCTCAGGGACTATTCCAGCTTCTCTGGGGAAATTAAAGTCTCTAGTATTCTT ACGGCTTAATGACAATCAGTTAACTGGTCAAATCCCAAGGGAACTTGTTGGTATATCAAGCCTCAAAATTGT TGATGTTTCAAGCAACAACTTATGTGGAACAATTCCAACAACCGGACCATTTGAGCACATTCCATTGAACAA CTTTGAGAATAATCCTAGACTGGAAGGTCCAGAGTTGCAGGGACTTGCGAGTTATGATACAAACTTCTAA
- the LOC117916330 gene encoding protein argonaute 4-like encodes MDSGEDGNGAQDALPPPPPVPPNVVPIKADSVASEPVKKKVARVPIARRGFASKGQKIALTTNHFKVNVTGADGHFFHYSVSLSYEDGRPVDGKGIGRKVIDRVHETYDSELGGKDFAYDGEKSLFTVGPLPRNKLEFTVVLEDVSSNRNNGNGSPDRGSPNESDRKRMRRPYQSKTFKVEISFAAKIPMQAIANALRGQESENSQEALRVLDIILRQHASKQGCLLVRQSFFHNDPKNFIDLGGGVLGCRGFHSSFRTTQGGLSLNIDVSTTMIVQPGPVVDFLIANQNARDPFSLDWAKAKKMLKNLRVKTSPSNTEYKITGLSEKPCKEQLFTLKQRNGKDENGEAQTIEVTVFDYFVNHRRIELRYSADLPCINVGKPKRPTYFPIELCTLVSLQRYTKALSTLQRASLVEKSRQKPQERIGVLTNALRSNNYDAEPMLRSCGISISRDLTQIEGRVLAAPRLKVGNGEDFFPRNGRWNFNNKKLVEPTKIERWAVVNFSARCDIRNLVRELIKCGGMKGIHIDPPFDVFEENPQSRRAPPIVRVEKMFEEIQSKLPGAPQFLLCLLPERKNSDLYGPWKRKNLSEYGIVTQCIAPTRVNDQYLTNVLLKINAKLGGLNSMLAVEHSPSIPIVSKGPTIILGMDVSHGSPGQSDVPSIAAVVSSRQWPLISRYRASVRTQSPKVEMIDSLYKRLSETEDEGIIRELLLDFYVSSGKRKPDQIIIFRDGVSESQFNQVLNIELDQIIEACKFLDEKWSPKFVVIVAQKNHHTKFFQHGSPDNVPPGTVIDNKVCHPRNNDFYLCAHAGMIGTTRPTHYHVLLDEVGFSSDDLQELVHSLSYVYQRSTTAISVVAPICYAHLAATQMSQFMKFEDTSETSSSQGGMTSAGPVPVPQLPKLQESVCNSMFFC; translated from the exons ATGGATTCCGGGGAAGATGGAAATGGGGCACAAGATGCTTTGCCACCTCCCCCACCTGTTCCGCCAAATGTTGTTCCAATAAAAGCTGATTCAGTTGCTTCTGAGCCAGTTAAGAAAAAGGTCGCACGTGTTCCAATAGCTCGCCGTGGCTTTGCATCCAAGGGGCAAAAAATAGCACTAACTACTAACCACTTCAAAGTTAATGTTACTGGTGCTGATGGTCACTTCTTCCATTACAGT GTTTCCCTTTCATATGAAGATGGCCGTCCTGTTGATGGTAAGGGAATTGGAAGAAAGGTTATCGATAGAGTTCATGAGACATATGATAGTGAGTTAGGTGGAAAGGACTTTGCTTATGATGGGGAGAAGAGTTTGTTCACAGTTGGTCCTCTTCCACGAAACAAACTTGAGTTCACTGTTGTGCTTGAGGATGTTTCATCAAATAG GAATAATGGCAATGGAAGTCCTGATCGTGGTAGTCCGAATGAGAGTGATCGAAAAAGGATGCGGCGTCCTTACCAGTCAAAGACTTTTAAAGTAGAGATTAGCTTTGCTGCTAAAATACCAATGCAGGCAATTGCCAATGCACTACGTGGTCAAGAATCAGAAAACTCTCAAGAAGCACTTAGAGTTTTGGATATCATTTTAAGGCAGCATGCATCAAAACA GGGTTGCCTCCTTGTTCGTCAATCCTTTTTTCACAATGATCCAAAAAATTTCATTGATTTGGGAGGGGGCGTTCTTGGCTGCAGAGGATTCCATTCAAGTTTTCGAACCACCCAAGGAGGCTTATCACTGAATATTG ATGTATCTACTACCATGATAGTGCAACCTGGGCCAGTGGTTGATTTTTTAATTGCCAATCAAAATGCGAGGGATCCTTTTTCCCTGGACTGGGCCAAG GCcaagaaaatgctaaaaaatcTGAGGGTGAAGACAAGCCCCTCAAACACCGAGTACAAAATAACTGGACTGAGTGAGAAGCCTTGCAAGGAGCAGTT GTTTACGCTTAAGCAAAGAAATGGGAAGGATGAGAATGGCGAGGCCCAAACGATTGAAGTGACTgtttttgattattttgttaatcATCGCCGCATAGAACTACGTTATTCTGCTGATTTACCTTGCATTAATGTTGGGAAGCCAAAACGACCGACTTACTTCCCTATAGAG CTTTGTACCTTGGTGTCGTTACAACGTTATACTAAAGCGTTGTCCACTCTTCAAAGAGCTTCACTGGTGGAAAAATCAAGGCAAAAACCACAAGAAAGGATAGGAGTTTTGACTAAT GCTTTGAGAAGCAACAATTATGATGCCGAGCCTATGCTACGTTCCTGTGGCATTTCAATAAGCAGAGACTTGACCCAAATTGAAGGCCGTGTTCTGGCAGCTCCAAGG TTGAAAGTTGGTAATGGGGAGGATTTCTTTCCACGAAATGGGCGGTGGAATTTTAACAATAAG AAACTGGTGGAGCCCACAAAGATAGAACGTTGGGCTGTGGTCAACTTCTCGGCTCGCTGTGATATTCGAAACCTCGTCCGAGAACTGATCAAATGTGGAGGAATGAAAGGAATT CACATTGATCCTCCATTTGATGTATTTGAAGAGAATCCACAATCTCGACGAGCCCCACCCATTGTTAGGGTGGAGAAAATGTTTGAGGAGATACAGTCTAAACTCCCTGGAGCTCCTCAGTTCCTTCTCTGTCTACTTCCAGAGAGGAAAAACTCTGATCTATATG GTCCTTGGAAACGAAAGAATCTTTCTGAATATGGAATTGTGACTCAATGCATTGCTCCTACAAGGGTTAATGATCAATATCTTACGAATGTTCTCCTAAAGATTAATGCAAAA CTTGGTGGATTAAATTCTATGCTAGCCGTAGAACATTCCCCTTCTATTCCAATTGTTTCGAAGGGACCCACCATAATCCTTGGGATGGATGTTTCTCATGGTTCTCCTGGACAATCTGATGTACCATCTATTGCTGCG GTTGTCAGCTCCAGGCAGTGGCCACTGATTTCGCGCTATAGAGCATCAGTTCGTACTCAATCTCCAAAGGTTGAGATGATTGATTCTCTGTATAAGCGATTATCTGAAACTGAAGATGAAGGCATAATTAG AGAGCTTTTGCTAGACTTTTATGTGAGTTCAGGCAAAAGAAAACCCGATCAGATTATCATATTCag GGATGGAGTCAGCGAGTCTCAGTTCAATCAAGTTCTGAACATCGAACTGGATCAAATTATTGag GCCTGCAAGTTCCTTGATGAGAAGTGGTCTCCCAAATTTGTGGTGATTGTTGCGCAGAAAAACCATCATACCAAGTTTTTCCAACATGGATCTCCTGATAACGTCCCACCTG GCACAGTCATAGACAACAAAGTTTGTCATCCACGGAACAATGACTTTTATCTCTGTGCACATGCTGGAATGATT GGTACTACCAGGCCGACGCATTACCACGTTCTATTGGATGAAGTTGGTTTCTCTTCCGATGATCTTCAGGAGCTTGTGCATTCTTTATCCTATGT GTACCAAAGGAGCACCACTGCCATTTCCGTAG TTGCCCCCATATGCTATGCCCACTTAGCAGCTACTCAGATGTCTCAGTTCATGAAGTTTGAAGACACGTCAGAGACATCCTCAAGCCAAGGCGGAATGACGTCAGCAGGGCCTGTTCCTGTGCCTCAACTCCCCAAATTGCAGGAGAGTGTCTGCAATTCGATGTTCTTTTGCTGA